In the Telopea speciosissima isolate NSW1024214 ecotype Mountain lineage chromosome 2, Tspe_v1, whole genome shotgun sequence genome, one interval contains:
- the LOC122649542 gene encoding VIN3-like protein 1 yields the protein MDSEDKVLAKVFGIQSLSSSAQSTPEKNGQSDAVPRGQELLQQYLKPGLKKESLRTCFDKEKKHSASSKYKMSEHIRTSTKGCKNQELRKTSSNHSTLTNQQAPTSRKQPRKGENPVRLPPATELSPEFGCSSTWVCKNSACRAVLTSEDTFCKRCSCCICHLFDDNKDPSLWLVCTSESGGIDSCGSSCHIECALQRQKVGVVNLGPMMKLDGSYCCASCGKVSGILGYWKKQLVIAKDARRVDVLCHRISLSYRLLDGTSRFKELHEIVEEAKAKLETEVGSVSGVSAKMGRGIVSRLSIAGDVQKLCSIAIEKADAHLSAIARANPLHREDSLPPACRFQFQEVTSDSLIIVLKKPFSASSNDIKGFKLWYCKSRGESYAEEPITVCPSAQIKISGLQPCAEYTFRIISYTESGDLGHSEAKCFTKSVEVIHKNSTPAVGMDHKNENSHVEGSSSSAKGEPRMTSTGGSSGFKVRDLGKVLHLAWAQEDGCFDGFCSADVEECCGGDCVVKGVDVEEDRPRNFTRDLDLNVVSVPDLNAEVTPPLESSRDEDIGCTSERVVGAEDDVASHGMEKNGVSRSDGSGDSQTWTVRPIREVPAVESRTELCRKWTSSTNEETFDCDSILINGPPFRASQFDENFEYCVKIIRWLECNGHIEHEFRMKFLTWFSLRATHQERKVVYTFIQTLNDDPSSLAGQLIDSFLDIISSKRPRNGFCSKLWH from the exons TTTTTGGCATACAGAGTTTATCTTCGAGTGCTCAAAGTACCCCGGAGAAAAATGGACAATCCGATGCTGTCCCTAGAGGTCAGGAGCTCCTCCAACAATATCTCAAACCTGGTCTGAAGAAAGAATCGCTTCGAACATGCTTTgataaggaaaagaaacatTCTGCCTcttcaaaatataaaatgagTGAACATATCAGGACCAGTACCAAAGGATGTAAGAACCAGGAGTTGAGAAAAACTTCGTCCAATCACTCTACATTGACCAACCAGCAGGCTCCTACATCTAGGAAGCAACCAAGGAAGGGGGAAAATCCGGTTCGACTTCCGCCGGCTACAGAGCTGTCTCCAGAATTTGGGTGTTCAAGCACTTGGGTTTGTAAAAATTCTGCATGTAGAGCTGTCCTAACCTCAGAAGACACATTTTGCAAGAGGTGTTCCTGCTGCATCTGTCATCTGTTTGATGACAATAAGGACCCTAGTCTTTGGTTGGTCTGCACATCTGAGTCTGGTGGGATAGACTCCTGTGGGTCATCTTGCCACATAGAGTGTGCACTTCAACGGCAGAAGGTCGGGGTTGTCAATCTTGGGCCAATGATGAAGTTAGATGGGAGTTATTGTTGTGCTTCTTGTGGCAAAGTCTCAGGGATACTTGG ATATTGGAAGAAGCAGTTGGTGATAGCAAAAGACGCTCGGCGTGTAGATGTTCTGTGCCATAGGATATCCTTGAGTTACAGGCTCCTGGATGGGACTTCCAGGTTTAAAGAACTGCATGAAATTGTTGAAGAAGCTAAGGCAAAGCTCGAAACAGAGGTCGGTTCAGTTAGTGGAGTTTCAGCCAAGATGGGACGGGGCATTGTTAGCAGGCTGTCTATTGCTGGTGATGTACAGAAACTATGCTCTATTGCAATTGAGAAAGCAGATGCGCATTTGAGCGCCATTGCTCGTGCCAACCCACTTCACAGAG AGGATTCACTTCCACCTGCTTGTAGGTTCCAATTTCAAGAAGTGACATCCGATTCTCTTATAATTGTCTTGAAAAAACCGTTTTCAGCATCCTCCAATGATATTAAAGGCTTCAAGCTTTGGTATTGCAAGAGCAGAGGAGAGTCATATGCCGAAGAACCAATTACTGTCTGTCCAAGCGCTCAGATAAAAATATCAGGCTTGCAGCCCTGTGCAGAGTATACATTTCGGATAATCTCATATACAGAGTCAGGAGATTTGGGTCACTCTGAGGCTAAGTGCTTTACCAAGAGTGTGGAGGTAATCCACAAGAATTCTACTCCAGCAGTAGGTATGGATCATAAGAATGAGAACTCCCATGTTGAAGGAAGTTCTTCTAGTGCCAAGGGGGAGCCAAGGATGACCTCCACAGGTGGATCGTCCGGTTTCAAGGTCCGAGATCTTGGAAAGGTCTTGCATCTTGCTTGGGCACAAGAAGATGGTTGCTTTGATGGTTTTTGTAGTGCTGATGTGGAAGAATGTTGTGGCGGAGACTGTGTGGTAAAGGGTGTAGATGTGGAAGAAGACCGACCTCGAAATTTTACACGTGATCTCGATTTAAATGTTGTCTCAGTGCCTGATCTGAATGCTGAGGTTACTCCACCATTGGAGTCTTCAAGAGATGAAGATATTGGATGCACTTCAGAACGTGTTGTCGGGGCTGAGGATGATGTTGCTTCTCATGGGATGGAGAAGAACGGTGTATCAAGATCAGATGGAAGTGGTGACTCCCAGACGTGGACTGTTAGGCCAATAAGAGAAGTGCCTGCTGTAGAGTCACGGACGGAGTTGTGTAGAAAATGGACATCAAGCACGAATGAAGAAACATTTGACTGTGATAGCATTCTGATTAATGGACCACCATTCCGAGCCAGTCAGTTTGATGAGAACTTTGAATACTGTGTGAAGATCATTCGATGGCTGGAGTGTAATGGTCACATTGAACATGAATTTCGGATGAAATTCTTGACATGGTTTAGCTTGAGAGCAACTCATCAGGAACGTAAAGTGGTGTACACCTTTATCCAGACGCTGAACGACGACCCGAGCAGCCTGGCGGGGCAGTTGATTGACTCTTTTCTGGATATCATATCCAGCAAGAGACCCCGGAATGGATTTTGTAGTAAGCTGTGGCACTGA